The genomic segment TTGCATGTGTGTTCGAATATTATTCTGATTTATCCACTTATGCATTTAGTCGCACGTGCTTATATTGCGTGCTGAAACGTGACCTACCCCCAGGGTTTCCCTCGCCTCTGAATGCGCTTGTGATTATGTAAGATCCGTCATGCTCCCGCGTCTATTATGCCATCTCCACCGTCATGCAGACCATCGTCCCAGATATACCTGGGACGCCAGTAACGAATCCTTTGCAGCTGCAATTTTTGCGCGATCATGTCTGTCACATTTGTAATCAGAGATCACCGCGATACCCAGGAACTCAGCCTGTTTCTTTTACCAAGTCATGCTTAAATCGATTACTTACCGAGGACTTTTGGGTCTGTGAAAAGTCTGACGGTCAGCGCGTGCTTGTTTTGATTGTGGTGCGCCCAGTTACGGGCATACAAGAAGTTTTTCTAATCGATCGCAAAAATATGTACTACCAAGTCCACGGCATATTTTTTCCTCCGCTGTCATCATCTTCGCAATCTCCCCTAACCAACACCATTCTCGATGGCGAACTTGTCGTCGACACGCTAGCCGAAGGCCAGAccatgctgcgcctctTGTTGTTTGATTGTCTTGTTATGGACGGTGTTAATATCACTCAACGACCATTCAGCCGTCGTTATGCGAGCTTGATGCTGCAGTTACTTCCTTCCCTCCAGAATTATTTAAAGTTTTATCCTGACGCTCGAATGATGCACCCCTTTGAAATACAAGTAAAACATATGGATTTAGCTCACGGGATACAAATGATATTGGAGGAGAAAATTCCGCAACTTTTGCATGGTAATGATGGCCTCATTTTTACAAGTTTAGAGAGCAAGTATGTGTATGGTTCCAACACAAAGATTTTAAAATGGAAGCCTCCGCAAGAAAATACGATCGATTTTCAGCTCCAACTTCGATTCCCTCCTGACTTGAAGGCGGATGCGAGTGGTGCCACGCCCGACTTCCGCGCTAAGCCAACTTTCCAGCTTTGGCAGCATGAAAGCGGTGATACACATGTTCCTTTTGATTACTTGGATATGGATGATGAAGAGTGGGAAAAATGGAAACAATCTGGTGAGCAGCTTGATGACCGTATCGTGGAGTGTGCTTGGTATCCGCCTTCCCCTGACAACTCGTCTCTTGCCACTTGGCACATCAAGCGTATACGGGATGACAAGACGACGGCAAATCACAAGACGACCGTTTCTAGGATCCTGCAGAGTATCAGAGACGGCGTGTCTGAAGAAGAGCTCGTACAAATGGTACCATCCATCCGCACAGCATGGAAATCGCCGCAACGAGAACTTCATCGAAATGAGCTGTTCAGATCAGCGCCCGCCAATAATCGCCCGCCACGATACAAAGGAACCGGTGGCCCCCCGGGTCCACAGCACAGGGGAGGGTTTCCGCGTTGCAAGCGGTAGAGTTATGGCTTCATCCTTGCAGGAACCCAGCGTCGAATAGATATTTCCTTGACTCGAAATGCACCTCTCCGTAGGACCTTTACTAGCCCATCTGGGGTGGTCAATTCATTCGTTATTTGCGCCGTGATG from the Malassezia restricta chromosome II, complete sequence genome contains:
- a CDS encoding mRNA guanylyltransferase, producing MQTIVPDIPGTPVTNPLQLQFLRDHVCHICNQRSPRYPGTQPVSFTKSCLNRLLTEDFWVCEKSDGQRVLVLIVVRPVTGIQEVFLIDRKNMYYQVHGIFFPPLSSSSQSPLTNTILDGELVVDTLAEGQTMLRLLLFDCLVMDGVNITQRPFSRRYASLMLQLLPSLQNYLKFYPDARMMHPFEIQVKHMDLAHGIQMILEEKIPQLLHGNDGLIFTSLESKYVYGSNTKILKWKPPQENTIDFQLQLRFPPDLKADASGATPDFRAKPTFQLWQHESGDTHVPFDYLDMDDEEWEKWKQSGEQLDDRIVECAWYPPSPDNSSLATWHIKRIRDDKTTANHKTTVSRILQSIRDGVSEEELVQMVPSIRTAWKSPQRELHRNELFRSAPANNRPPRYKGTGGPPGPQHRGGFPRCKR